One genomic region from Cataglyphis hispanica isolate Lineage 1 chromosome 11, ULB_Chis1_1.0, whole genome shotgun sequence encodes:
- the LOC126852847 gene encoding odorant receptor 4-like gives MESVWNYYYSVTKRMLLLAGQWPYQRRKDKLLRVTVITMSLISFIIPQIGKFILCDRDVQCILVVTSPHLLTLMILIKLYACQFNSSKIKDLTDQLHNDWKNLEIPEEYEIMKTYAAKARQFSLIYTLYYLPAPVLFVLISLTPQILDIVLPLNESRPIILPHESHYFVRDDAEYFIYIFFHSLVVVMIISIAVLAHDCLIFTYIEHVCSVFAIAGFRFENLACNENIDMSNNNPDHIYNKKIALSIDAHWRALQFAELLADTFSISFIIQILMNTIVMSVTLLKIATQLDDITEAVRYGLLIIAQLIHLFCFSLQGQKLLDHSLQIRDKIYNGSWYKIPVKSQRMLIQVMRKSLQPNFLTAGKIYIFSLKSFTTVLQTSMSYFTVLASID, from the exons ATGGAGTCTGTttggaattattattacagtgTGACGAAGAGAATGCTATTATTGGCTGGTCAGTGGCCCTATCAGAGAAGAAAAGACAAATTGCTCCGTGTGACTGTGATAACTATGAGTTTGATTTCCTTTATAATTCCACAG ATTGGCAAGTTCATTCTGTGCGACAGAGATGTGCAATGTATTTTAGTGGTTACATCGCCGCATCTACTTACACttatgattttgataaaactaTATGCATGCCAATTTAACAGTAGCAAA attaaAGATCTCACTGATCAGCTGCATAACGACTggaaaaatttggaaattcCAGAAGAATACGAAATTATGAAAACTTATGCTGCAAAAGCAAGACagttttctttgatatatacGT TGTATTATTTGCCAGCTCCTGttctatttgtattaattagcCTCACACCGCAAATATTAGATATCGTTTTGCCGCTCAACGAATCTCGTCCTATAATATTGCCGCACGAAAGCCACTACTTTGTTCGCGATGACGCggaatactttatttatatttttttccactcTCTTGTGGTTGTAATGATAATTTCTATAGCAGTACTCGCACACGATTGTCTGATCTTCACTTATATTGAGCATGTTTGCAGCGTTTTCGCAATAGCTGG ATTTCGTTTTGAGAACTTGGCGTGTAATGAGAATATTGatatgtcaaataataatCCAGATcacatttacaataaaaaaatagcattgTCCATTGACGCACATTGGCGAGCCTTACA ATTTGCGGAGCTTCTTGCAGATACCTTCTCTATAAGTTTCATCATACAAATATTGATGAATACCATAGTGATGAGCgttactttattaaaa ATCGCAACACAATTAGACGACATTACGGAAGCAGTGAGATatggattattaattattgctcaATTGATTCATTTATTCTGCTTCAGTCTGCAAGGACAAAAATTACTAGATCATAGTCTACAAATACGTGACAAGAT ATATAACGGCTCGTGGTACAAAATACCTGTGAAATCGCAAAGGATGCTTATACAAGTGATGAGAAAGAGTTTGCAACCAAATTTTTTGACCGCCggcaagatttatattttttccctcAAAAGCTTCACTAcg GTATTACAGACTTCGATGTCGTATTTTACCGTTCTCGCATCTATCGACTAA